One window from the genome of Hydractinia symbiolongicarpus strain clone_291-10 chromosome 1, HSymV2.1, whole genome shotgun sequence encodes:
- the LOC130635021 gene encoding coatomer subunit epsilon-like produces MASNDVDELFEVRNSFYIGNFQHCINEAQTLNPTSSDLRIERDVFLYRAYVAQGKYGLVLDEIRGSSPQELQAVRILADYLQNSAKRESILKQIETKLNGSDFSEYFLLMASIIYFHEQDTDSALRCLFQSSALECAALSVQIYISMDRLDLAKTEISRMQSMDEDATLTQLAMAWFNLAVGGEKCQDAYYIFQELADKYTPTVLLLNGQAACYMRMGKFEDAESPLQEALERDSNNPDTLINMSVLAQHLGKAPEVSNRFISQIKAGHAQHQFSKEYNAKEEDFNRIVSNYAASIKAH; encoded by the exons ATGGCATCGAATGACGTGGATGAACTATTTGAAGTGAGAAATTCCTTTTACATTGGGAATTTTCAACATTGTATCAATGAGGCACAGACTCTTAAc cCAACATCATCTGACCTTCGTATAGAAAGAGATGTGTTTCTTTACAGAGCATATGTTGCACAG GGTAAATATGGTTTAGTGCTGGATGAGATTCGTGGGTCATCGCCACAAGAATTACAAGCTGTGCGTATTCTTGCTGACTACTTGCAAAATTCTGCGAAAAG ggaaagtatattaaaacaGATTGAAACTAAATTGAATGGCAGTGATTTCAGTGAATACTTCTTGTTAATGGCTTCAATTATATATTTCCATGAGCAG GATACTGATTCTGCGTTACGATGTCTTTTTCAATCCTCTGCACTTGAATG TGCTGCACTTTCTGTACAAATATACATCAGTATGGACCGTCTAGATTTGGCTAA aacTGAAATCTCTAGAATGCAG TCCATGGATGAGGATGCTACATTGACACAGTTAGCAATGGCATGGTTTAATTTAGCAGTT GGTGGTGAAAAATGCCAAGATGCTTACTACATCTTTCAAGAACTAGCAGATAAATACACTCCTACAGTGTTGCTACTTAATGGACAGGCTGCTTGCTATATGAGAATGGGGAAATTCGAAGATGCTGAAAGTCCTTTACAAGAGGCTttagaaagg gATAGCAACAATCCTGACACATTAATAAATATGTCTGTTCTTGCACAACATCTTGGTAAAGCCCCTGAG GTCAGTAACCGTTTTATATCTCAAATTAAAGCTGGACACGCTCAGCATCAGTTTAGCAAAGAATACAATGCAAAG GAGGAGGATTTCAATCGAATTGTTTCTAATTATGCAGCAAGTATCAAGGCTcattag